The nucleotide sequence ACTATTTGCAATTGCGTGCACTTCCGTTTTGACAACAAAAATCGGTGCGAATCTGGCAACTCAGTTGCCGACTCCGACGCTGAAGAAGATATTTGCAGTATTTCTGCTTTTTGTTGCGGCTAAGATGTTATTTTCCTAGAGATACTATTTTAAGAGTTGGTTATGTCTCAAACATTTATCGAGTTTCCCCAGATTGACCCTGTCTTGTTTTCATTAGGGCCGCTGTCTGTACGCTGGTACGGGCTGATGTATCTTTTTGGTTTTATGTTCGCGCTCTGGCTGGCCAACAGAAGGGCAGACAAAGAGGGCAGTGGCTGGAACCGTGAACAGGTTTCAGACCTGCTGTTTGCCGGGTTCCTGGGTGTGGTTATTGGCGGGCGTGTCGGTTATGTGTTTTTCTATAACTTTGGTCTGTTTGTGGAAGATCCCCTGTATCTGTTTAAAGTCTGGACCGGAGGTATGTCATTCCACGGAGGCCTGCTGGGCGTGATTACCGCTATGGCCTGGTACGGTTACAGAAACAAGCGCACTTTTTTCAGTATTGCCGATTTTGTTGCGCCACTTGTTCCCTTCGGACTGGGAATGGGACGACTGGGCAACTTTATGAATGATGAGCTGTGGGGACGTGTAACAGATGTGCCGTGGGCGGTTCTGTTCCCAAGTGGTGGCTACCTGCCTCGTCACCCGTCTCAGCTGTATGAATTTGCTCTGGAAGGGGTAGTACTCTTCTTTATTCTGAACGCATTTATTCGCAAACCTAAGCCTGAGGGCGCGGTTTCAGGCCTGTTTTTAATTGGTTATGGCTCTTTCCGGTTTATTGTAGAATACTTCCGTG is from Vibrio sp. JC009 and encodes:
- the lgt gene encoding prolipoprotein diacylglyceryl transferase; amino-acid sequence: MSQTFIEFPQIDPVLFSLGPLSVRWYGLMYLFGFMFALWLANRRADKEGSGWNREQVSDLLFAGFLGVVIGGRVGYVFFYNFGLFVEDPLYLFKVWTGGMSFHGGLLGVITAMAWYGYRNKRTFFSIADFVAPLVPFGLGMGRLGNFMNDELWGRVTDVPWAVLFPSGGYLPRHPSQLYEFALEGVVLFFILNAFIRKPKPEGAVSGLFLIGYGSFRFIVEYFREPDAHLGLFGGVISMGQILSSPMIILGVIMMVWAYKRNSAALQK